One genomic segment of Terriglobia bacterium includes these proteins:
- a CDS encoding Crp/Fnr family transcriptional regulator — protein MRDAENGGSSARCVDCAAQAKCNFFSSPIVQAVTERGFYGRGYLIVQQGEVAREVFMVRAGWLRLSHVSASGKAVADLVGPGTLLGVPEVVTGTPHKNSVETLEECDLEWVNADAFLSLLTTSPLLSLELLKTVSQQVLKLASRLNDHAGGLPSGRRLLLALREISENCGALTPQGVRIRLPLSMQDLADKVGCSRQWIWKMLGELEAEGYLRRKGSWITLLAASANARSKLGKSA, from the coding sequence ATGAGAGACGCGGAAAATGGCGGCAGTTCCGCTCGCTGCGTTGACTGCGCAGCGCAGGCGAAGTGCAACTTCTTCTCGTCCCCCATTGTCCAGGCAGTCACCGAGAGGGGATTCTACGGCCGGGGTTACCTGATCGTCCAGCAAGGCGAGGTCGCCCGCGAAGTCTTCATGGTGAGGGCAGGATGGCTCCGCTTGTCGCACGTGTCGGCGTCCGGCAAGGCCGTCGCGGACCTGGTCGGTCCGGGAACCCTGCTGGGTGTGCCGGAAGTTGTGACCGGAACTCCTCACAAGAACAGCGTTGAAACCCTCGAAGAATGCGATCTTGAGTGGGTGAACGCCGACGCATTTCTTTCACTCCTCACGACGAGTCCGCTGCTCTCCCTGGAACTGCTGAAGACGGTCAGTCAGCAGGTCCTGAAGTTGGCGAGCCGGCTCAATGACCATGCCGGCGGGCTGCCGTCCGGCCGACGGCTGCTGCTCGCCCTTCGGGAAATCTCGGAGAATTGCGGTGCCCTAACGCCCCAAGGCGTCAGGATCAGGCTCCCCTTGTCGATGCAGGATCTGGCCGACAAAGTCGGCTGCTCGCGGCAATGGATCTGGAAAATGCTGGGCGAGCTCGAAGCCGAAGGATATCTCCGGCGTAAAGGGAGTTGGATCACTCTCCTGGCGGCCAGCGCCAATGCCCGGTCAAAGCTGGGAAAATCCGCCTAG
- a CDS encoding protein kinase, whose amino-acid sequence MTRCPSCAAIVAVGRPSCPSCGKELEAVTSEDALLAQLAEEFTCAAREGRNPGIEEYALRMIDGRGRARITDFGLAALASQRPGDVLRAGTPAYMAPEQLAGQEASVKSDVYALGLVLYEIFTGQRAFKADSFPELDRLRERNVLARPSSLAKGIHSSVESIILRCLDKDPNARPSAFQIAAALPGRDPLAEALAAGETPSPEMVAASPMQGALRPAVAVACLAALVLCLLLMIPSSRGMLHRLTPFELSPQILADRAATIAKNLGFLKPPADSAFGFGRNDEFLDYVANHDFSPSRWEKLRDGRPAALYFWYRKSPSPLVAYSLGRISPTDPPLEIPNMVTILLDTHARSIEYQAVPSEVENVRTPPPEPKWDALSDRPSSLILDVPQTRLHSAGRERTGAL is encoded by the coding sequence ATGACCCGATGCCCATCTTGTGCAGCCATCGTAGCGGTCGGCAGGCCAAGCTGCCCGTCGTGCGGGAAGGAGCTTGAGGCGGTCACTTCCGAAGATGCGCTGCTCGCGCAACTCGCCGAGGAATTTACCTGCGCTGCGCGGGAGGGGCGGAATCCGGGCATCGAGGAATACGCGCTCAGAATGATCGACGGGCGCGGCCGGGCGCGCATCACGGATTTCGGTCTGGCGGCTTTGGCCAGCCAGCGGCCCGGCGACGTCCTTCGTGCGGGCACTCCGGCCTACATGGCTCCTGAGCAACTTGCGGGCCAGGAGGCCTCGGTCAAGAGTGACGTCTATGCCCTTGGCCTGGTCCTGTATGAGATCTTTACCGGCCAGCGGGCATTCAAGGCCGACAGTTTCCCGGAACTTGACCGGCTCCGCGAGCGGAACGTCCTGGCTCGGCCATCAAGCCTGGCCAAGGGCATCCACTCCTCGGTCGAGAGCATCATTCTGCGCTGCCTGGACAAAGATCCCAATGCAAGGCCATCGGCATTCCAGATCGCCGCGGCGCTCCCAGGACGGGATCCGCTGGCGGAGGCACTGGCAGCCGGTGAAACCCCTTCCCCCGAGATGGTGGCGGCGTCACCGATGCAAGGAGCCCTGAGGCCGGCCGTGGCGGTGGCTTGCCTGGCGGCACTGGTTCTGTGCCTTCTGCTCATGATTCCTTCGTCGCGGGGCATGCTGCACCGTCTCACGCCATTCGAGTTGTCTCCGCAGATCCTCGCCGATCGCGCCGCCACGATCGCGAAGAACCTGGGTTTCCTCAAACCACCGGCCGACAGCGCATTTGGATTTGGCCGCAATGACGAGTTCCTGGACTATGTCGCGAATCACGATTTCTCGCCCTCCCGGTGGGAGAAGTTGCGCGATGGCAGGCCGGCGGCGCTGTATTTCTGGTATCGCAAGAGCCCCAGCCCCCTGGTGGCATACAGCCTGGGCCGAATCTCGCCGACTGATCCGCCGCTCGAAATCCCCAACATGGTAACCATCTTGCTCGACACGCACGCACGCTCGATCGAGTACCAGGCCGTCCCGTCCGAAGTAGAGAATGTCCGCACGCCGCCGCCAGAGCCCAAGTGGGATGCCCTGTCTGACCGGCCTTCCTCTCTGATTCTGGATGTTCCGCAGACCAGGCTGCATTCAGCTGGCAGAGAGCGGACCGGCGCCCTATAA
- a CDS encoding methyltransferase, whose amino-acid sequence MTSRELVRRTLEFASPPAVPRQIWILPWAEQHYPAAVAKLRAEFPDDIVTAPALYRAPLPIVGNRYERGIYIDEWGCRFTNIHGGVIGIVKEPVVRGWDDLDHFRTPDATLAVDRGGVNGFCRNTDRFVLAGTLVRPFERLTFIRTMEQALMDLAEQPPELFHLLGRIHNHYLREVEAWARTEVDAIVLMDDWGTQQRMMIAPDLWRRIFKPFYREYNEIARRHGKYVFMHSDGYITDIIPDLIEVGVNALNSQIKCMGAVDLGRRFRGRITFWGEMDRQELLAFGSTDEVRRAVSEARANLYANGGVIAQCEFGPGAKPENVFAVFRAWRDQDEAQRILIADKGPSRPGPCHDPRSSA is encoded by the coding sequence ACTCTCGAGTTCGCCTCGCCGCCGGCGGTGCCGCGGCAGATCTGGATTTTGCCGTGGGCGGAACAGCATTACCCCGCCGCGGTTGCGAAACTGCGTGCTGAGTTTCCGGATGACATCGTGACCGCGCCGGCGCTCTATCGCGCGCCGCTGCCGATCGTCGGCAATCGCTACGAGAGGGGCATTTATATCGATGAGTGGGGCTGCCGATTTACGAACATCCACGGGGGCGTCATCGGAATCGTCAAGGAGCCGGTTGTCCGCGGCTGGGATGATCTTGATCATTTCCGTACGCCGGACGCCACCTTGGCTGTCGACCGCGGGGGTGTCAACGGCTTCTGCCGGAACACCGACCGCTTCGTGCTCGCCGGCACCCTGGTGCGTCCGTTCGAACGCCTCACCTTCATCCGTACTATGGAGCAGGCTTTGATGGACCTGGCAGAGCAGCCGCCCGAGTTGTTCCACCTGTTGGGACGCATCCACAACCACTATCTGAGAGAGGTCGAGGCGTGGGCTCGGACCGAAGTCGACGCCATCGTGTTGATGGACGACTGGGGCACACAGCAACGCATGATGATCGCGCCGGACCTCTGGCGCCGGATTTTCAAGCCCTTTTACCGCGAATACAACGAGATCGCCCGCCGTCACGGCAAGTACGTGTTCATGCACTCGGACGGCTATATCACCGACATCATTCCCGACCTCATCGAGGTCGGTGTGAATGCGCTCAACAGCCAGATCAAGTGCATGGGGGCGGTGGACCTGGGTCGGCGATTCCGCGGCCGGATCACCTTCTGGGGGGAGATGGACCGTCAGGAACTGCTCGCCTTCGGATCGACGGACGAAGTGCGACGCGCCGTCAGTGAAGCGCGTGCGAACTTGTATGCGAACGGAGGTGTGATCGCCCAGTGCGAGTTCGGCCCCGGGGCAAAGCCCGAGAATGTATTCGCGGTCTTCCGCGCCTGGAGAGACCAGGACGAGGCTCAGAGAATATTGATCGCAGATAAAGGCCCATCGCGGCCCGGTCCTTGCCACGATCCGCGTTCATCTGCGTAA
- a CDS encoding efflux RND transporter periplasmic adaptor subunit has translation MWKPRYAIFLFLVIAGSFLAGTWYSKHSAGANPAAAGRRILYYHDPMHPAYKSDKPGIAPDCGMQLEPVYADDAGSREGTEESISPPGTIQVSPERQQLIGVKLATVKMAAGSQSIRVLGRVVPDETRIYRINAAVDGWVRETLPVTTGSLVKKDQVLANIYAPESFSAMKAYLYGLSSLDRFQASAKETKEQLDLTDATIEGYRNALRNLGMSDCQLDEIRHTREGSSIIEIRATAAGFIIARNITLGQRFEKGTELYRIADLSHVWIVADVFGCEAQSFKHGSTVRVNLPDQGLSFRASVSDVLPQFDPASRTNKIRLETDNPGYALRPDMFVDIEVPVRLPEAITVPGDALLDTGLHKTVFVARGNGVFEPRRVETGWRLGDNVEIVSGLKPGERVAVSGTFLIDSESRMKAAAAGIYGEPATDPVCGMNVREHKATAAGKTSAHGGRTYYFCSDDCKQKFDKNPEKYIRK, from the coding sequence ATGTGGAAACCTCGATATGCAATTTTTTTATTCCTGGTAATAGCCGGCTCATTCCTTGCCGGTACATGGTATTCAAAGCACTCCGCCGGTGCCAATCCAGCAGCGGCCGGCCGCCGGATCCTGTACTATCACGACCCCATGCATCCTGCATACAAGTCCGACAAACCGGGGATCGCTCCCGACTGCGGCATGCAGCTCGAGCCGGTCTATGCGGACGATGCCGGCTCGAGGGAGGGAACCGAGGAAAGCATCTCGCCGCCGGGGACCATCCAGGTTAGCCCGGAAAGGCAACAGCTGATCGGCGTAAAGCTGGCCACCGTCAAGATGGCAGCCGGGAGCCAAAGCATCAGAGTCCTGGGGCGGGTCGTACCCGACGAAACCCGCATCTACCGCATCAATGCGGCCGTGGACGGGTGGGTGCGGGAGACCCTTCCCGTCACTACCGGCAGCCTGGTCAAGAAGGACCAGGTGCTGGCCAACATTTATGCGCCGGAGTCTTTCTCGGCGATGAAGGCCTATCTTTATGGTTTGAGCTCGCTCGACCGGTTTCAGGCCAGTGCCAAGGAGACCAAAGAGCAGCTCGATCTGACCGATGCTACTATCGAGGGGTACCGGAACGCCCTCCGTAACCTGGGTATGAGCGACTGCCAGCTGGATGAGATCAGGCACACCAGGGAAGGCTCCAGCATCATCGAAATCAGGGCAACCGCGGCGGGCTTCATCATTGCCAGGAACATCACTCTCGGGCAGCGCTTCGAGAAGGGAACGGAGCTTTACAGGATCGCCGATCTGAGTCACGTATGGATCGTCGCGGACGTCTTCGGATGCGAGGCGCAATCTTTCAAGCACGGGTCGACCGTAAGAGTAAATCTTCCTGATCAGGGGCTGAGCTTCCGTGCCAGCGTCAGCGATGTCCTGCCGCAATTTGATCCGGCTTCACGCACCAATAAGATTCGTCTCGAGACCGATAATCCAGGTTATGCGCTTCGGCCCGATATGTTCGTCGACATCGAGGTTCCAGTCCGCCTGCCCGAAGCGATTACCGTTCCGGGGGATGCGCTTCTCGATACCGGCCTTCATAAGACGGTGTTCGTGGCCCGCGGAAATGGCGTATTCGAACCACGTCGCGTCGAGACCGGTTGGCGCCTTGGCGACAATGTCGAAATTGTCAGCGGGCTCAAGCCGGGCGAGCGCGTCGCGGTCTCGGGAACCTTCCTGATCGACTCCGAAAGCCGCATGAAGGCTGCCGCGGCAGGCATCTACGGCGAACCGGCCACAGATCCGGTGTGCGGGATGAATGTCCGCGAGCACAAGGCGACGGCCGCCGGCAAAACCAGTGCCCATGGCGGCCGCACCTACTACTTCTGTTCCGACGACTGCAAACAGAAATTCGATAAGAATCCCGAGAAATACATCAGGAAATAA
- a CDS encoding TlpA family protein disulfide reductase, with protein MILYRILLALVCMAVAVNAQTSAPKVGEHAPPLALETILSSQPAGSPTWDSLRGKAVVLEFWATWCGPCIEQIPHLNELAAKLAGRPVQFLSITDEDRDKVAKFLATRPISGWVALNPSRSQFKAYDVIGIPHTVLVDRNGRIAGITHPQQVTEAVLKDLIAGKTIKLAPPILSTMPDLRQDSTVALLDILIKAPSGKPAAVPFWT; from the coding sequence ATGATCCTCTATCGGATTCTCCTGGCTTTGGTGTGTATGGCAGTGGCTGTCAATGCGCAAACGAGTGCCCCGAAAGTAGGAGAGCACGCGCCTCCGCTGGCGCTGGAGACGATTCTGTCGTCGCAGCCGGCCGGCTCGCCTACCTGGGATTCGCTCCGGGGGAAGGCTGTTGTCCTGGAGTTCTGGGCCACCTGGTGCGGACCATGCATCGAGCAAATCCCTCACCTGAACGAACTGGCCGCAAAGCTCGCCGGCCGTCCGGTCCAGTTCCTCTCGATCACTGATGAAGACCGGGATAAGGTAGCAAAATTCCTGGCGACGCGCCCGATCTCAGGGTGGGTTGCGCTGAATCCGAGCCGCTCGCAGTTCAAGGCCTACGATGTAATAGGAATTCCGCACACGGTTCTCGTGGATCGGAATGGCAGGATCGCAGGCATCACCCATCCACAGCAGGTGACAGAAGCCGTGTTAAAGGATTTGATTGCGGGAAAGACGATAAAGCTTGCGCCCCCAATTTTGTCTACCATGCCTGATCTGAGACAGGATTCGACCGTGGCGCTACTGGATATCCTGATCAAGGCTCCTAGCGGGAAGCCAGCAGCCGTTCCATTTTGGACTTGA
- a CDS encoding 4Fe-4S binding protein — MMTDVYQKLAGHLDNLPGGFPPTESGVELRILRRLFTPEEAELAVHVSLIPEEAGVISRRARIGRAEAEQRLAGMARKGLIIGLCPEAKPALYMAAQFVIGIWEFHVNSLDPELVREFNEYLPVLFREAWKFPQLRTIPVNRSLDHQLTILPYERAEELVRRASKIVVAPCICRRERGMAGEGCSKLGEACLVFGLGADLYQRNGLGRPIGREEALDILARADEAGLVLQPGNAQEPTNICCCCGCCCGVLGSLKTYPRPAELVSSPFRAVARSESCIGCGACTTRCQMGALQLESERVALNSDRCIGCGLCVSTCPTDSLTLARKPVSEQPRVPKDGIRSLIQLGKTRGKLGGADLAWMMVKSKMERLLASR, encoded by the coding sequence ATGATGACCGACGTTTACCAGAAGCTTGCCGGCCACCTGGACAACCTTCCCGGCGGATTTCCTCCAACGGAAAGCGGCGTGGAATTGCGCATACTGCGCAGACTGTTCACTCCGGAGGAAGCCGAGCTCGCCGTACATGTAAGCCTGATCCCTGAAGAAGCCGGCGTGATTTCGCGGCGCGCCAGAATCGGACGTGCCGAGGCGGAACAGCGCCTGGCCGGGATGGCCCGGAAGGGGCTGATCATCGGCCTTTGCCCCGAGGCGAAGCCGGCCCTATACATGGCCGCTCAATTTGTCATCGGCATCTGGGAATTCCACGTGAACAGCCTCGACCCGGAACTCGTCCGGGAATTCAATGAATACCTCCCGGTGTTGTTCCGTGAAGCCTGGAAGTTCCCGCAATTGCGCACGATCCCGGTAAACCGCAGCCTGGACCATCAGCTGACCATTCTCCCGTATGAAAGGGCGGAGGAGCTGGTGCGCAGGGCAAGCAAGATTGTGGTGGCTCCCTGCATCTGCAGGCGCGAGCGGGGCATGGCCGGCGAAGGCTGCAGTAAACTCGGGGAAGCCTGTCTGGTTTTCGGGTTGGGCGCCGACTTGTATCAGCGCAACGGATTGGGAAGGCCCATAGGACGGGAGGAGGCTCTCGACATCCTCGCCCGCGCGGATGAGGCCGGACTTGTGCTGCAGCCAGGCAATGCTCAGGAGCCTACGAACATCTGCTGCTGCTGTGGCTGTTGCTGCGGCGTGCTGGGGAGCCTCAAGACTTATCCCCGGCCCGCCGAACTGGTTTCCTCTCCCTTCAGGGCAGTGGCCAGATCCGAGTCCTGCATCGGTTGCGGCGCCTGCACGACCCGCTGCCAGATGGGCGCTCTGCAGCTGGAAAGCGAAAGGGTGGCGCTGAATTCCGATCGGTGCATCGGTTGCGGCCTCTGTGTCTCCACCTGTCCCACGGACTCCCTGACGCTGGCGCGGAAACCTGTGTCGGAGCAACCCCGAGTGCCCAAGGATGGAATCCGGTCCCTGATTCAACTCGGAAAGACGCGAGGCAAGCTCGGTGGTGCGGATCTTGCGTGGATGATGGTCAAGTCCAAAATGGAACGGCTGCTGGCTTCCCGCTAG
- a CDS encoding multicopper oxidase domain-containing protein, with protein sequence MRGLKLTRREFVRTTAIGAAGLLAYKASLRNAYAFYQSPRIPLFKTRLRGVGPGGIPVALADPTPAPVTGVTHYTIGIQQFQDQITPPAARMFPTTFWGFVPTIGLGGNVTPTHLGGIIVAHREAGPIQITFRNQLFSNIVYRHIIPVDTTIPGANQAINRTATHLHGGLVPWISDGGPFDWWNPDGLHGASFLNNQTLNPGAADNEAEYYYPLNQSARFMWYHDHAVGITRLNAYAGIASAMLIRDSFEASLINAGLPNYIEAGGNEIPLVFQDKIFVGNDINQKDKLWNNIVAHVATSPGSLWYAHTYEPNQNSGIGRWDLGAGGLTLPDPSSIPEFFGDTMLVNGTVFPEARVEARRYRLRLLNACNARFLNLQLYVDDGSPNGITLDRSGIPTNMPFIWRNSSDAQLSGKAAYLQIGTEGGFLARPALIPSNIPFQLPPGQPDPVTGSVDPSKVQKSLIVAPAERPDLLIDFSGYAGQSLILYSDAPAPFPSGDDRNDYFPGWNVGSGLFGVGNPVNGTTQAGYGPNTRVLMRFKVVAATGSDAPLKINTSTDLTKGIDPLFVRPGRANVPGNIPRRFKSLNEYFDAYGRLVQILGNEAAPLGSPYFGYAAYIDGPGNGKNVGATAENVSAGSTEIWEVFNTTGDTHPMHFHLVNVQIINRQVVNVTSGPPYLPTGPVIPPEPNETGWKETVPMYPGTVTRVIMKFDLSQAQIKTAAGVVIPTPASPRTGGVEYVWHCHILEHEEHDMMHALVVT encoded by the coding sequence ATGAGAGGTTTGAAACTCACAAGACGTGAGTTTGTCAGGACGACCGCAATTGGCGCGGCAGGGCTTCTTGCGTACAAAGCAAGCCTGCGCAATGCCTACGCGTTTTACCAGAGCCCGCGGATTCCGCTGTTCAAGACCAGGCTGCGCGGCGTGGGTCCCGGAGGCATTCCAGTGGCTCTGGCTGATCCTACACCGGCGCCGGTTACCGGCGTAACCCATTACACTATTGGCATCCAGCAGTTCCAGGACCAGATCACTCCGCCTGCGGCAAGGATGTTCCCGACAACCTTTTGGGGCTTTGTTCCGACGATCGGACTGGGGGGGAACGTCACTCCCACTCACCTGGGCGGGATCATCGTGGCCCATAGAGAGGCGGGACCAATCCAGATCACGTTCCGGAACCAACTATTCAGCAACATCGTATACAGACACATCATACCTGTCGATACCACCATCCCGGGCGCGAACCAGGCGATCAATCGGACGGCCACCCACTTGCACGGCGGTCTGGTCCCTTGGATCAGCGACGGAGGGCCGTTTGACTGGTGGAATCCCGATGGGCTGCATGGCGCGAGTTTTCTCAACAACCAAACCTTGAATCCGGGAGCCGCGGATAACGAGGCCGAATATTACTACCCTCTGAACCAGAGCGCGCGGTTCATGTGGTATCACGACCATGCGGTCGGCATCACACGGCTGAACGCCTATGCCGGAATTGCTTCGGCAATGCTGATCCGGGATTCATTTGAAGCGAGTCTCATTAACGCCGGTTTGCCGAACTACATCGAGGCCGGAGGCAATGAGATCCCGCTGGTTTTCCAGGACAAGATTTTCGTCGGCAACGATATCAACCAGAAAGACAAACTTTGGAACAACATAGTCGCGCACGTGGCCACGAGCCCGGGCAGTCTGTGGTATGCCCATACCTATGAGCCCAACCAGAACAGCGGCATTGGGCGCTGGGATTTGGGGGCAGGTGGTCTCACTCTTCCCGATCCATCATCAATTCCCGAGTTCTTCGGAGACACGATGCTAGTTAATGGAACCGTTTTCCCCGAGGCTAGAGTCGAGGCGCGCCGCTATCGGCTGCGGCTTCTGAACGCCTGTAACGCCCGGTTCCTCAACCTGCAGCTTTACGTGGATGACGGCAGCCCCAACGGGATCACGTTGGACCGCAGCGGCATACCGACCAACATGCCATTCATCTGGAGGAACAGCAGCGACGCACAGCTATCTGGGAAGGCGGCATATCTGCAGATCGGGACTGAGGGGGGGTTCCTGGCGCGGCCGGCGCTGATACCAAGCAACATTCCGTTCCAACTTCCACCGGGACAGCCCGATCCGGTGACCGGGTCCGTCGACCCGTCCAAAGTTCAAAAATCGTTGATCGTGGCTCCCGCGGAACGGCCCGACCTCCTGATCGATTTCTCAGGATACGCGGGGCAGAGCCTCATTCTCTACTCCGATGCACCCGCGCCGTTCCCGAGCGGGGATGATCGCAACGACTACTTCCCGGGCTGGAATGTCGGGAGCGGGTTGTTTGGAGTCGGCAATCCGGTCAACGGAACCACGCAAGCCGGGTATGGCCCCAACACACGGGTCCTCATGCGCTTCAAGGTTGTCGCTGCCACAGGCAGCGATGCGCCTCTGAAGATCAACACCTCGACCGACTTGACCAAAGGAATCGACCCGCTCTTTGTACGGCCGGGCCGTGCCAATGTCCCGGGAAACATTCCACGCCGCTTTAAAAGCCTGAACGAGTATTTCGACGCCTATGGGCGGCTCGTCCAGATCCTCGGCAATGAGGCGGCACCCTTGGGCTCGCCCTATTTTGGGTACGCAGCCTATATTGATGGCCCTGGGAACGGGAAAAATGTGGGCGCCACCGCAGAGAATGTCAGTGCGGGCAGTACGGAAATCTGGGAGGTTTTTAACACCACCGGCGATACGCACCCGATGCACTTCCACCTGGTGAACGTCCAGATTATCAACCGGCAGGTAGTGAATGTCACCAGTGGCCCGCCTTATCTGCCCACCGGCCCGGTAATCCCGCCTGAACCGAATGAGACGGGGTGGAAGGAGACGGTGCCGATGTATCCGGGAACAGTGACCCGGGTCATCATGAAGTTTGACCTGTCGCAGGCGCAGATCAAGACCGCGGCAGGCGTTGTCATTCCGACGCCTGCAAGCCCACGGACCGGCGGCGTCGAGTATGTGTGGCACTGCCATATCCTCGAGCATGAAGAACATGACATGATGCACGCGCTGGTAGTGACCTAG